The Medicago truncatula cultivar Jemalong A17 chromosome 7, MtrunA17r5.0-ANR, whole genome shotgun sequence genome includes the window TACATATGAATATTGATTGATTCATTGCCTAAAAAAAGAATATCGATtcgttgcctaaaaaaaaaaagaatattgattgAACATGTCGTGCTAATCTCCTTTTTTTGGGTAAGAATGGGTGCTTATCCTTAGGTTGCTCATCTTCTTGATTTGAACATTTACTCTATTTGATTTGATAggtatatttttgtaaaatggaTTAGAATGCCTCGTAATATTTTAAGTAATGTAtacatatttttacaaaattatcttaaataattatatttaattgtaaaaTGGATTAGAATGCCTCGTAATATTTTAAGCAATAGAGTCTTAAAGGCTTGTTATGGTGAGGTTGGGGGGCGGCTGCAGGAGGGTCGTGGTAGACATGGTTCATCGTGGTGGAGGACGTTGTGTCGTATTTGGAGTGGGGTTGGTGAGGGAGTGGGTAATTGGTTTGAAGAAAACAATCGTCGAGTTGTAGGCAACGGTCACAATGCTTTATTCTAGTTCGATAACTGGCTTGGGGAAATGCCTTTGCGCTTAAAATTTCCTCGGCTCTTTGATCTGGCTGTGAATAAGGAGTGTTTGGGGGAGGAGATGACGAGACTAGGGTGGGCGGTCGGGGGGAGGGCATGGGTGTGGAGACGTCGCTTGTTGTCTTGGGAGGAGGATAGTGTGAGGGAGTGCACTTTACTGTTACATAACGTTGTTTTGCAGGTTAATGTCGATACTTGGCGATGAATTTTAGATCCTGCCCACGGATATTCAGTTCGGGAAGCCTACCCCTCCCTTACATCTTTTGGTGAGCAGGTGGATAAGAGCCTTGCTGATGATGTTTGGCATAGGTACATAGCTGCAAAAGTGTCTATGTTTGTGTGGCGTCTTCTTCGCAACAGACTTCCAACCAAGGACAATTTGTTGAGGCGAAGGATTATTCTTGTTAATGATGTTGCTTTTGCTTTTGGGTGTGGTGAATCGGAATCAGCAACTCACCTCTATTTGGAGTGCGAAATTACCAACAGTGTGTGGCATGTGCGAAAATGGCTATGCTCATCTACGGTGTACCTTTGTCAGTTGAGAGATCATTTCACACAGTTCTCTTTTATGGCCGGAATGCCGCGAAGTTCTCACTATGTTTTTAAAGTTATTTGGTTTGCTTGTATCTGGTTGATATGCGGGATCAAATCCTTCCGTCCTCATTGAGAAAATCAAACTGAATTCCTTTTTATGGCTGAAAGCTAAATGGCCGTCCTTTAATTTTTACTATCATGATTGGTGGCAACATCAGCTTCCTTGTATGAGTGTTCgcttctaatttattttatctattttggTGGTGCCTCTCTTTTCATGGCACCTGACTGCTGTAACTCTTTGAGCGGTGTTTCTCCTTACCACATATTGTGCAGGAATTTGCACCATTGTTGttaataaatatatcattttggtttgttcaaaaaaatattttaagcaATGAATATATTAGTGTATAGAACAGATCGTGCATAATACaatgatatttacaaaattatcttaaaaaatgatttttatagttcaatctaatatatttcattttttgaaataattttttacttatctTTCATTAGTTAATACCGAAAAAtctttgttgatatttttaatttgaaattgtaaaaatagATCAAAATTTTATCTCAGAAACTTATTATAAAAACTCTAATTGATCTGTCCAACCTATATGGATAAAGACTATCCAAAGCCATGTATTAGTGTTTATAGAGATATTTTCATGAAGTTAATCTTTTGTCTATTCATTCGTTTATATAGCATGTGATTAACTtccatttatataatttataaaaaaaaaactttttagagGCATAATTTATTAAGATGAATGATCCTAATGATATCATGATGTGAAATATACGATTATTCTTCACGGAACGTGCCAAATTTCGGTAATGTTGTTGTGATAAGATTGATGATATTCTCTTTTAAGAAACACAATGTTTTTGGGTACAAAAAGAAACTAAACAAATGTCCTTGATGTGAAGGGATAAGCTCTGATAATAGTGTTTCTGATTTGCATTGTTGTCGTTATTCTTATTCTTAATAAACTTCATTTCAGACTCggattagtttatttatttatttttaattatctaaaaGATAATAAGTATTCAATGCTATATTTAGTAGGACCTTGATTTGATGCTGTCTGTAGGTACAAGTATTCACGCAATCATACGGCACAAGTTGTTCGATCTAAAATTCAGCTTGGCATATTTTAATAGTAgagtaaaaattaaaattatgatttAGATTGGATCGTTACCGATGTTTTGACTGCATGATAACATTGATAGTAGAGAATCTTACTTCATTTAGTAGTGACTATTATTCACTATGATTTATCGAACACTCGTAATATGAATGTCCTCTCAAATGAGTTTTCTTtaaacgcaaaaaaaaaaaaaaaaaaaatagaacccTTACtttattttgaacttcttaCCATTCAGATGAACCTTATTTTTAATCCTATCTTACACGGGATGGGTATTTactgaatattaatatttttaatgggTAGAAAATCActtcatatattaatattttattgggTAATTACAAATAGAAAACGGCATATTTCCACTTTttctattatctattttatatatatttatattattcctTTTTTATAATACAAAGAGACATAAGAAAAGTACAAATCAAACTTAGTTTGAGATATAGTCTagatatgatatgattaatttaaaaagttatatcTATGGAATTGAGTTAAgcataaaatgaaacaaaattacaaaacatCTCACTAGTAATGAACAATGTTTTATTCGCCACATTTAAAAGATGATCACAACAACATGACTTGTTATCCATTTTGTCGGGTTTTTATGTTTGTCTTTTACATACCATCTACTAGGGGTGGATAACAAGTTGGGTTGGAGAGAGAATCAGACGACCCAATCTGCGAGTGGAGTTATGAGACCCAAACTCGGCCATTTTTAGGCTTCGGATTAGACGGGTCGCATGTTACTGTTTAGGCTAGTCATCGGTCCGATTTTGCGGGTTAGCCCATTTTAAGAATAAGAAAGTTTTGAGGACCAAATCGAAAAcaaataggaagaaaaaaaaaccagtaACGTTTTTTCACACCTTCCTTTAGAAACAAAGAACAACAAATCCAAATCTTACATGTTCATATCTCATGTCCAAATCTCATATTTcagaatgataaaataaaaacgcaAGCATGCTTGAAGCAATGGAACTTGAAAAAAAATGGGTTTGTAGTGTGCATAAAGAAAGAAGACCAACGAAAAACATCACTGAAACTTGGAAATAATTTTTAGTATTACTATTTTCTATAAGTAACCATAATTAGAACTCATAAATCATGatatcattttcaaattattttaatgtttgaatgTTGCATACAATTTTATTCAAACGAGTTAGGACCACCAGAATTCTCTTCTCTAGCGTAGAAAATGTAGTGTTAATGTCGgccacagaaaaaaaaaattatgaaacaaaTATTTAGCTTTAATGTAAAAAATCCCCCTAAACAGAAATTTATTTCACTATATTTAATTTCttgtaaaaacaaataattcatatCAATAAAATGTATATGTGGtctatatttaaaaagaaaacagaaataATGTATGGTTACCCTCTAGTGGGCAACAACAATAATACGTaacatcctctcaaaaaaaaaaacaataatacgTAACATAAAACATGAACACCTGCGTTCAGCTGCTACGAGGCTTCAAATTATATGCAATGTGTCGATCCATGATTTGTTCTTTGTCGTGAATCACAAGATTGTGAAgtttcattgtttgtttttgtcCCACCAATCAAACAAGcctattttgttgattcttcaTTATTCCCCATCTTAATTAAATagataattatattatatttaccCTTTTTTTGTTGAGTGATAATGAATCAATTTCATATTTTGCTTTGTGTTAGATAAATACTACTACATGATCGATGTGCATGATGAATAATataagcataaaaaaataaaatatatgtatatattctttctttttggtgTGAAGCGTGTATCATTGACACGCAACTTAAGAACTTAATCTTTTGAATCGATAGAATCACGATTGGTgataaaaaatttctcaaaatatttaacattgttGCTGAATTCAAActcatgatttttattattaaaaaaagtacaataTGATGGCTAAATGGACGTTGAAGTTGCTCCTAATAAGTTGGCAAATTAGGTGAATAGTTTGTCCTTAATTAGATTAAACTTTGCTTCAAAGAATACTATAAAACTtgctataaaaaatatatataaattttttatttaatggaaTCATATGGTTGTTGATATGCTTCCACTTTCAGtaattttatatagttttgaTGCTAAATATCTTTGAGCACTTGAATATTTTATGTCAACAAGATTACAGCTtctgtttttaatatattttaagtttaaaaagaACTCATCCTCATCTTTTCAACCTCAtcttattttaactttttcaaaatgtGCTAGTATTTGAGTTTAATTTAGTGCATGTTTAGATCTTAGTTGTGTATAGTCTCATTTTCTTGCAatctttaattgctattatggATAAACTTTACTGTAAACATTATCTTTAATGTACTTAGAGCATATGTAATGGCAACGTGAAAGTTTAATAGAATAATGAACTCGTTCCttatttgttttattcattCGAGAAATTTGAGATGATAAAATTGACTATATAAATATTGTCAATATGGTTTCTTGCAATTTTCTCTCGAGTCAATTTAATTCTcgacaaaaattaaattcacattagtgtttaatattattgtatgaaagataaattaatcTTTTGACTCGTTATAATAGAAAAACTAGTTTATCTCTCATATCAATATGTTATGGATTAatgcggttttttttttttttttgtgtccggGAAATAAATTGACACGATAAAAAGGGACCATATTGTGTCTTCAATCatagtttaattaatttatggtgtgattaaaaattgttaagaaatttataCTTTACTATgtatttcattaaaatttaatagGAATCTATTCTAATTACCTTGAATAATATCTGCATTTTTGTGAACTTGTTTTGGAAAACGAGTCAGAATGATTTGATACATTGACTCTTTAAATGAGAAAATGTCGACTAAAGAAAGCAAAACAATTTCTATAAATAAcgttaagaaaatttgaaatattagtAATATAGAATCAATTGCTTTTAATTTGGACTGATTTTGACGatacaaaaaataatgtgaataaataataattaaaactatacttttttaaaaaaaaaaatcagcaataTCTGGCTCTGACAGAAGTAAACGTCACTATCATAATTGCCAAGAAGTGAGAGCCCAAGGGTTATAAGAACAAGCAACTAACGCGTCCCttgttttctcatatttttctcAACCAACCTTAAAACTACAaaactttttctctctattcattgccactttttttcttcttagttACATTTTGCAGCTACTAACAAATGATTCAAACACTTTATCAGTTTTCTTCTTTGTTCTTCAGATCTTTGCTCTGCACCATATAAGGTAATTTTAAGTATTTTGCtttcttttattcatttttatgaagcacagacacacAGACATCgatgataatatttttaagtATGTTTGAATTGACGGTGAATTTGACATAATGATAGCATGTGACTTGGTGACAAAAACATGCATTTTTTAGCTTGAACAAAATCATATTGTTATTCAGAACGTGCACAATTGTGGTCTTGCATACAAATTTGTTGATAGTCATGTCAATCataaagtttttttgtttttaacattaACCTTAATTAACACATGTTTTGGTAAAGATTAGGGGCATGTGGAattaatatgaaaatgaaagtaGGTAGCTAGAATGGAAGATTATGATAGTTAGGTTATGAATATGTTTTGGTAAAGACTTATTCATCATTAACCTTTGTACGTATAAGCTTGTTGTGTCTATCTTCAATCCTGTTAGGTAATTAggttttcctttctttctcaaactgATTCATGTCCCCAATTTTAAGAAAATCTGCACATCAATGAAGTATTGGtgtatgtataatttttttatgaacatgATTGCGTAGTAAATTTGCATACATATAGACACTGCTTGAATTGTATACGCATCGATCTAGATCTGCAGAACAATAATCagaaaatattgttattttgcAAAAGGTTTCGTGTTCTTTCTGCtgtttatgttgatatttgTACAGATAGTCTAATCAATGGAGAAATTCTGTACAGCTCTAGTCTCATTTTCAGTTAATTTATTCCAATAAGATTATAGTTTCTCATACACATTTTCTAAATTTATAGTAACgtattagattttttaaaattcttgtATCCTTATCcattcaactttttgttttaggcAGGGTGTTTATCTAATCGGCTGATTTTCTGATTGATTTAATCTGATTGCTTCGCCTAAGCGTTGGAACACCCTACTCTTAAATTTTGACAGATTATACTCTGTAGTTGTTCAAAGTTGTTTTCTTATAGCCtcttttcaatcttttttttttctttttcaggtGTGCCTTTCATTACATGTTTTGCTTTTGAGCAATTGAAAATTAACCAGGTTCTGCATTATTGCTTTCTAGTGTCATTGCCAAAACCAGGGGATGCAGAAAGATGTGGTTCAAAGTGAAGAGTTCCTTCTCTGAGGTTAATGAGGTTGTAGCTCCATCTGAACTAACCTTTTTAATACTTGATGAGATTGGATATCTAGTTTACCACCAATATCTATTTTGTACTCATGTGCCTGAGGTAGCTAGAAGTCTCGGTAATTGCATAACGTCAAAACCCGATGTTTGTGAAGATGGTTGAGCTTTGAGCACTATATAATCTATAGTAGTAGTGTAGGTTGTAAGGAAAAAGTGTTGCCGAAATGGAACCGAAGGGAAGTGTGCTTATGCAAAGATATGAGATGGGAAGATTATTAGGCCAAGGAACGTTTGCGAAGGTCTACCATGCTAGGAACCTTATAACTGGCGTGAGTGTGGCCATTAAGGTAATTGATAAAGAAAAGGTTTATAAAGTTGGTATGGTTGATCAAATTAAGCGTGAAATTTCGGTTATGAGATTAGTCAGACACCCGAATGTGGTCGAGCTTTACGAGGTAATGGCTAGtaaaaccaaaattttcattgtGATGGAGTATGCAAGAGGCGGTGAGCTTTTCCACAAAATAGCAAAAGGGAAGCTCAAGACAGATGTTGCTAGGAGATATTTCCAGCAGCTGGTTAGCGCAGTTGACTACTGCCACAGCAGGGGTGTGTATCATCGAGATTTGAAACCCGAAAATCTACTATtggatgaaaatgaaaatttgaaggTTTCAGATTTTGGTTTGAGTACACTTTCTGAATCTAAGAGCCAAGATGGATTACTCCACACTACATGTGGTACGCCTGCGTATGTTGCTCCGGAAGTGATAAACCGAAAGGGTTACGAAGGGTGCAAAGCTGATATATGGTCGTGCGGAGTAATCTTGTATGTTCTATTGGCCGGTTATCTTCCATTCCATGATCAAAATCTGATGGAGATGTACAGGAAAATCGGTAAAGGGGAATTCAAATTTCCTAAATGGTTTGCACCCGAGGTTCGCCGGTTGTTGTCCAAAATATTGGATCCAAGTTTAAAGACTCGGATATCAATGGCCAAGATCATGGAAAATTCTTGGTTTAAAAAAGGATTAGAGAAACCTGTTGTCATCGAGACTGAAAACAACGAACTTACTTCTCTCCACGCTGAAGGAGTGTTTGAAGTATCCGAGAACGGTGGTGATTCTAATACGGAGACAAAACAACTACAGGCGAAGCCTTGCAACAACTTAAACGCCTTTGATATCATCTCCTTCTCATCTGGTTTTGATCTATCCGGTTTGTTCGAAGACACAATTCAAAAGAAAGAGATGCGGTTTACGTCTAACAAGCCTGCATCAACTATAATCTCTAAGTTGGAAGAGATTTGCAAGTGTCTTCAATtgaaagtaaagaaaaaagatgGAGGTTTGTTAAAGTTGGAAGGATCAAAGGAAGGTAGGAAAGGGATTCTGAACATTGATGCAGAGATTTTCGAGATTACTCCTCACTTCCATCTTGTGGAACTTAAAAAGTCTGATGGTGATACAGTGGAGTATGAGAAGCTTTTGCAACAGGAGATTAGACCAGCACTTAAGGACATTGTGTGGAACTGGCAAGGAGAACAACCTCAGCAACTCCAACAGGAAGTAGTGCAAGAGGAGCAACAATCATCTCTTACTGATCAAATTTGAGGCTAATTTCAGAATCATTGTTGCATCACTAGGTTGTTGTATGTTCTGTATTTCCTTTGTGTGAACTTGATCAAGAGTTTAATTTAACAATACTCATAGAATAAGGTTCAtagtttaatcttttttatgtttgtatGATACTTCAAAAATACTTGTATGGCTAAAGTGAAAATTGGACCATTTGGGCTTTTTGTTCATTTCCCTCACGATTATTCTTTACAAAGGTCAAAGTGTATCAATCTAGTTAAAACCCTGCTTATAGGATTAACTGAAAAATGCAAGTCATTTTTTTCAACTAGCCTTATTTGATTTGGTTGGCTCACGTGTCACACTTCTTTGCAGCAACGTATTATGTGGTAGCATAGCTAATTTAATCATTCATCACAATTCACAGAAGGCAGAAACCAtaacataaatacttatatttaatattacttTGCCTAAAGGTTTTTTGAAACTGTTCTGGTTTATATTATGCTTTCCATTTGGTCTGACATGTGATTAGAGATGAAGTTGGgtcaattttgtttctttatgtTAACATGTGAAGTacacataatcacttatattGATGTTGcgttttcatttaattaattttactaaTTCAAATTATGTGATTAACTTATGATAAAAGTTAATTTCAGTTTACTTAACTAAGAATCAAATTGGTTGATTCAATTTTAGGCGGGTAATACCAGCAGTGATGTGATCCGAAGCCGTGGTTTGATGATTAAATAATGAAACTTTGGCACTCATGTTATAGTGGAA containing:
- the LOC25498819 gene encoding CBL-interacting protein kinase 2: MEPKGSVLMQRYEMGRLLGQGTFAKVYHARNLITGVSVAIKVIDKEKVYKVGMVDQIKREISVMRLVRHPNVVELYEVMASKTKIFIVMEYARGGELFHKIAKGKLKTDVARRYFQQLVSAVDYCHSRGVYHRDLKPENLLLDENENLKVSDFGLSTLSESKSQDGLLHTTCGTPAYVAPEVINRKGYEGCKADIWSCGVILYVLLAGYLPFHDQNLMEMYRKIGKGEFKFPKWFAPEVRRLLSKILDPSLKTRISMAKIMENSWFKKGLEKPVVIETENNELTSLHAEGVFEVSENGGDSNTETKQLQAKPCNNLNAFDIISFSSGFDLSGLFEDTIQKKEMRFTSNKPASTIISKLEEICKCLQLKVKKKDGGLLKLEGSKEGRKGILNIDAEIFEITPHFHLVELKKSDGDTVEYEKLLQQEIRPALKDIVWNWQGEQPQQLQQEVVQEEQQSSLTDQI